The Aliivibrio fischeri genome contains a region encoding:
- a CDS encoding alkyl sulfatase dimerization domain-containing protein, which translates to MKKTILAILISSISLGSIAAEHNHEHFSDIGNQGGKPATKTTIEKNKAFAKTLNFSDTRAFENNNKGLIASFDKQTGDIIRNSFNFIDPSVANADNAPDSVNPSLWRQAVLNQAAEGLYEVIPGKIYQVRGTDLASISFIRSENGWIAYDVLLTKESASQSLKFFQENVPEGGDLPVVAMIYSHSHADHFGGSAAIKEAFPDVKVYGSKFITKEIVDENVLAGNAMSRRTAYQYGATLNRHEHGIVDAALAKGLSKGAITYVLPDYELNHNEEIETLVIDGLEMQFMDASGTEAASEMVTYIPSLKALWTGELTYQGMHNLYTLRGAKVRDGLKWSKKINEMLITWGSDTDVLFASHSAPVWGTDEISDYLKMQRDAYGFTHNQTLRLANNGVVLQDMGDEIYTVMPESIQKTWHTNGYHGTYSHNARAVYNMYLGYFDMNPANLNPLPVKPESAKFVEYMGGSDVIVKKATTDFTKGEYRFVATVLNKVIQAEPDNTDARRLLADTYEQLGYQAEGAGWRNIYLTGAQELRVGTLPGAPKTASPDVLANMTIENLLDYLAVRVDSLKAQHTPFTLNLVIPDSKETYFVEMSNGNLNNILTDKKMKADASLIINQGDISSILLQKATLKSLLENGQAIIEGDKSVLKKLTDSLTNADEKFEIVPRPKKGKEIDAKLYETTHKH; encoded by the coding sequence ATGAAAAAGACAATTTTAGCGATATTAATATCTTCTATCTCTTTAGGTTCTATTGCAGCCGAACATAACCATGAACATTTTAGCGACATAGGAAATCAAGGCGGTAAACCAGCAACAAAAACAACAATAGAAAAAAATAAAGCATTCGCTAAAACACTAAATTTTTCAGATACACGTGCTTTTGAAAATAACAACAAAGGCTTGATTGCTTCATTTGACAAGCAAACGGGCGACATCATCCGTAATAGTTTTAACTTTATAGATCCATCAGTTGCTAACGCAGATAATGCGCCTGATTCTGTTAACCCATCATTATGGCGACAAGCTGTTTTAAACCAAGCAGCAGAAGGTTTATATGAGGTCATTCCAGGAAAAATATACCAAGTTCGTGGCACCGATTTAGCATCAATTTCTTTTATACGTAGTGAAAATGGTTGGATCGCCTACGATGTATTGTTAACTAAAGAGTCTGCAAGTCAGTCACTAAAATTCTTTCAAGAAAATGTGCCAGAAGGTGGTGATTTACCTGTTGTTGCAATGATCTACTCTCATTCTCATGCCGATCATTTTGGTGGTTCAGCAGCAATAAAAGAAGCATTTCCTGATGTAAAAGTATACGGGTCAAAATTCATCACAAAAGAAATTGTTGATGAAAACGTATTAGCAGGTAATGCCATGTCTCGCAGAACCGCTTATCAATATGGTGCAACATTAAACCGTCATGAACATGGTATTGTTGATGCGGCATTAGCTAAAGGGTTATCGAAAGGGGCAATTACCTATGTGCTACCTGATTACGAGTTAAACCATAATGAAGAAATTGAAACTCTAGTCATTGATGGGTTAGAAATGCAATTTATGGATGCCTCTGGTACAGAAGCCGCATCTGAAATGGTCACTTATATCCCAAGCCTAAAAGCATTATGGACAGGTGAACTTACCTATCAAGGTATGCATAACCTTTATACGCTTCGTGGAGCAAAAGTGCGCGATGGACTGAAATGGTCCAAAAAAATTAATGAAATGCTGATTACTTGGGGATCAGATACTGATGTACTTTTTGCATCACACTCGGCACCAGTTTGGGGAACAGATGAAATTTCTGATTACTTAAAAATGCAGCGTGATGCTTATGGCTTTACTCATAATCAAACTCTACGTCTAGCTAACAACGGTGTTGTTTTACAAGATATGGGGGATGAAATCTATACGGTGATGCCTGAGAGCATTCAAAAGACATGGCACACCAATGGTTATCACGGCACATACTCTCATAACGCACGAGCTGTATATAATATGTATTTAGGCTATTTTGATATGAACCCGGCAAATTTAAACCCATTACCAGTAAAACCTGAATCAGCGAAATTTGTTGAATATATGGGAGGCAGCGATGTGATTGTTAAAAAAGCAACCACCGATTTTACCAAAGGTGAGTACCGTTTTGTTGCAACAGTCTTAAACAAAGTTATCCAAGCTGAACCAGATAATACAGATGCTCGTAGACTACTTGCAGATACTTACGAACAATTAGGTTATCAAGCAGAAGGCGCAGGATGGAGAAACATTTACCTAACTGGAGCGCAAGAATTACGTGTCGGCACTTTACCTGGAGCTCCAAAAACTGCATCACCAGATGTCCTTGCTAACATGACCATTGAAAACTTATTAGATTATTTAGCGGTTCGTGTTGATTCTTTAAAAGCGCAGCACACTCCATTTACGTTAAACCTTGTTATTCCTGATAGCAAAGAAACCTATTTTGTAGAAATGTCTAACGGTAATTTAAATAACATCTTAACTGATAAAAAGATGAAAGCCGATGCATCATTAATTATAAACCAAGGTGATATCTCAAGTATTTTACTACAAAAAGCAACTTTAAAATCATTACTTGAAAATGGACAAGCGATCATTGAAGGTGATAAATCTGTATTGAAAAAGCTAACAGATTCACTCACTAACGCTGATGAAAAATTTGAAATAGTTCCTCGTCCAAAAAAAGGAAAAGAAATCGATGCTAAGCTTTATGAAACAACACATAAACACTAA
- a CDS encoding LysR family transcriptional regulator: MSKQKDFDMNLLRVFVSVCQTGSFTKASEELDLTQSSVSNAIRRLKKR; encoded by the coding sequence ATGTCAAAACAAAAAGATTTTGATATGAATCTATTACGGGTTTTTGTGTCCGTATGCCAAACAGGTTCATTTACTAAAGCATCAGAAGAGCTAGATTTAACTCAATCTTCTGTAAGTAATGCTATTCGTCGTTTAAAAAAGCGTTAG
- a CDS encoding LysR substrate-binding domain-containing protein — protein MSLVNTIGRDDRFEPLTSSRNFIVYALESVLPRLQIRLRELLKGSNITVTLKELPSNEEETFDALMREKVDLVLDVMKPHQSSLKSVIVSEDAACCIVRIGHPRIFGEITHEQYFNEDHAFLNMRRVKQTITEFLAKEVLPKRTMGSEHTSMLGMMACVAQSDFVGVNSVRLVSQYKEQFKLQMLPLPFSTRTTSIHMIWSIKSQSNSANQWLRELIIAAERD, from the coding sequence ATGTCTTTAGTTAATACCATTGGTCGAGACGATAGGTTTGAGCCTTTGACGTCGTCACGAAATTTTATTGTGTATGCTTTAGAGTCTGTATTACCCCGTTTGCAAATACGTTTAAGAGAGTTATTAAAGGGGAGTAATATTACAGTGACGTTAAAGGAGCTTCCTAGCAATGAAGAAGAAACATTTGATGCCTTGATGCGTGAAAAAGTGGATTTGGTGCTTGATGTAATGAAACCACATCAATCTTCTCTAAAAAGTGTGATTGTTTCTGAGGATGCCGCTTGTTGTATCGTACGTATTGGGCACCCTAGAATATTTGGAGAAATTACTCATGAACAGTATTTTAATGAGGATCATGCATTTCTAAATATGCGACGAGTAAAACAAACCATTACAGAGTTTTTAGCTAAAGAGGTATTACCTAAAAGAACAATGGGGAGCGAACATACGTCCATGCTTGGAATGATGGCTTGTGTTGCTCAATCTGATTTTGTTGGTGTTAACTCTGTTCGATTAGTTTCGCAATATAAAGAACAATTTAAATTGCAAATGTTGCCATTACCTTTTTCAACACGTACAACCTCAATTCATATGATTTGGTCTATAAAGTCACAAAGTAATAGTGCAAATCAATGGCTGCGAGAATTGATCATCGCAGCCGAAAGAGATTAA
- a CDS encoding acyltransferase, whose product MMGRVFFFDLLRCIAAIAVVAIHVLAPYRNELNVIPFDQWASAVTINGLSRWAVPVFIMITGALMLSDQREFNPSYYIKKRLGKVLIPFLFWSVFYALFSGLTAQGYDFNSAKSVLIDLPFEYTYYHLGFFYYFIPLYFIIPFLRVLVQKLDDTVLFSLLGIWLLTTCFYLIKFEGIWSMEIWLYSGYLLLGYTLYQRINLSKRNLTIAISLGAFALITTVFMVINQSVALGEYTVGRWLSYKTINTVAAAAMLFYVCRYFGESLSDKSQTIIGFISKYSLGIYLLHPIFLWPMKNYGWYTGHPLWVIPVWIILSGSGALLLSWLLSKSKATAWLVP is encoded by the coding sequence ATTATGGGAAGAGTCTTCTTTTTTGATTTACTAAGGTGCATAGCTGCAATTGCCGTTGTAGCCATTCATGTCTTAGCCCCATATCGTAATGAGTTGAATGTAATTCCTTTTGATCAATGGGCAAGCGCTGTTACCATAAACGGACTAAGTCGTTGGGCTGTTCCTGTTTTTATCATGATAACAGGGGCTTTAATGCTGAGTGACCAGCGAGAATTTAATCCATCTTATTATATAAAAAAGCGTCTAGGGAAAGTATTAATACCCTTTCTTTTTTGGTCAGTTTTCTATGCGTTATTTTCAGGATTAACAGCCCAAGGTTACGACTTCAACTCAGCTAAATCAGTACTTATAGACTTACCTTTTGAATATACGTACTACCACTTAGGTTTCTTTTATTACTTTATACCACTCTATTTTATTATTCCTTTTCTAAGAGTCTTAGTGCAGAAATTAGATGATACTGTTCTTTTTTCTTTGCTCGGAATTTGGTTGCTAACAACCTGTTTCTATCTAATTAAATTCGAAGGTATTTGGAGTATGGAAATTTGGTTATATAGTGGTTATCTACTGCTTGGTTATACACTTTATCAACGCATTAACCTGAGCAAGAGGAATCTAACTATTGCTATCAGCTTAGGTGCCTTTGCTCTTATCACAACCGTTTTCATGGTAATAAACCAAAGTGTAGCGCTAGGCGAATATACAGTAGGGCGATGGCTTTCTTACAAAACCATTAATACCGTTGCCGCTGCTGCAATGCTTTTTTATGTATGCAGATACTTTGGAGAATCACTCTCTGATAAATCTCAGACTATCATTGGATTCATCAGTAAATACAGTTTAGGTATTTACTTACTCCACCCTATCTTCTTATGGCCAATGAAAAATTATGGTTGGTATACAGGCCATCCTTTATGGGTTATTCCTGTTTGGATTATTCTTAGTGGTTCTGGTGCATTACTATTAAGTTGGCTTCTATCTAAATCAAAAGCAACCGCTTGGTTGGTTCCTTAA
- a CDS encoding serine protease has translation MKIVAGALIALFACSISAEEDSDYTISPYIVGGSDANVADYAFMASLMYEYDNQPGTIYPFCGGSVLDSMHILTAAHCVYDVPNFTVGDMKVVIEANDGQDMLSADKVPVEKIYYPSDYDDDSLLNDVAVLKLSRPLTNYTSGHVAELGDLAEQGYRTADTDFTIVGYGRLGSNQANSNVDFLSATVKYVDPAACDIWSNFTTSNKQVCTTGSSLGNGLVTATCQGDSGGPLVWDNNGVKTQIGIVSFGPGVCGDEALVAQSVFTDVSQYKSWIRQAQNGEIAPTITASSGGGSGGSISFASFVSLVAFGLYRRRKTSF, from the coding sequence ATGAAAATTGTTGCAGGAGCACTGATTGCACTTTTTGCGTGTTCAATAAGCGCAGAAGAAGATTCTGATTATACTATTAGCCCATATATTGTTGGTGGTAGTGATGCTAACGTTGCTGATTATGCGTTTATGGCATCCTTAATGTACGAGTATGATAATCAACCTGGTACTATTTACCCGTTTTGTGGTGGCTCTGTCTTGGATAGTATGCATATTTTAACCGCAGCGCATTGTGTCTATGATGTTCCTAATTTTACTGTTGGTGATATGAAAGTGGTTATTGAAGCAAATGATGGCCAAGATATGTTGTCTGCCGACAAAGTTCCCGTTGAGAAAATTTATTATCCAAGTGATTATGATGATGATTCATTATTAAATGATGTTGCTGTTTTAAAACTGAGTCGCCCATTAACTAATTATACGTCGGGACATGTTGCAGAATTAGGGGATTTAGCTGAACAAGGATACCGTACTGCTGATACAGATTTTACTATTGTCGGCTATGGGCGCTTAGGCTCTAATCAAGCAAATTCAAACGTAGATTTCTTATCAGCTACAGTGAAATATGTTGATCCAGCTGCGTGCGATATTTGGTCTAATTTTACGACTTCAAACAAACAAGTATGTACAACCGGAAGCTCACTTGGGAACGGACTAGTAACGGCTACTTGCCAAGGAGACTCGGGCGGACCATTGGTTTGGGACAATAATGGAGTTAAAACTCAAATAGGTATCGTTAGTTTTGGTCCTGGTGTGTGCGGTGATGAAGCTTTAGTAGCACAGTCAGTGTTTACTGATGTAAGCCAATATAAGTCATGGATACGACAAGCACAAAATGGAGAAATAGCTCCAACTATTACAGCAAGCAGCGGTGGTGGATCGGGTGGTTCAATCTCTTTTGCTAGCTTTGTTAGTCTCGTTGCATTTGGTTTGTACCGACGAAGAAAAACGAGCTTTTAA
- a CDS encoding DUF3389 domain-containing protein, translated as MKISFSEGDIIANQREIVIRLSNKSRTTLQAEVDAITLIGGANVINAVGSGAKWSVKLDDEVQLQQLAEEIGIAVEYY; from the coding sequence ATGAAAATCTCATTTTCTGAAGGGGATATTATTGCTAATCAACGTGAGATAGTTATTCGATTAAGCAATAAATCAAGAACAACTCTACAAGCCGAAGTGGATGCAATTACTTTAATTGGTGGAGCAAATGTTATTAATGCTGTAGGCAGTGGTGCAAAATGGTCAGTTAAGCTAGATGATGAAGTGCAACTGCAACAATTGGCCGAAGAGATCGGTATTGCAGTTGAATACTATTAA
- a CDS encoding sensor domain-containing diguanylate cyclase — protein sequence MKPIHIDSMYGVVIHRDFTPLFVDEKYAQLFGFESAQEVMNLSSLFDIIDPKYHQIAQQAYNDVMQGKETPKVRSYVNQDTQGRIFSVLTVDHVVEWQGSPALQITVIDMSTIDQANQQILEQEQKYKDLIWHSLQGILVHRDFKPLMVNPAFVALIKANSVAEVMALDSFMCLIPEYNQKNARNLYQQLISKELTSTNDVVENICFDGQTRYFQLFESVIDWGGLPAIQTSIIDVTEKYHLERQIEYQASHDDLTGLFNRRAITEKLNQKIIDSDTCSEICLLIDIDDFKWINDQFGHASGDEVIVRFANLCKKAVGESGIVGRWGGEEFIVFLSNHSLKQAKAIATTILKKCELEVYQFSDHHHIVTASIGISQCQTSNCNIESLIQTADKNMYQAKQQGKNQIVSPED from the coding sequence ATGAAACCAATCCATATAGACTCAATGTATGGCGTCGTTATTCATCGAGATTTCACTCCGCTATTTGTTGATGAAAAATACGCACAACTGTTTGGTTTCGAATCAGCTCAAGAGGTGATGAACCTTAGTTCGTTATTCGATATTATCGATCCAAAATACCATCAAATAGCCCAACAAGCTTATAATGATGTTATGCAAGGTAAAGAAACACCTAAAGTCCGTTCATACGTTAACCAAGATACTCAAGGCAGAATTTTTTCTGTATTGACTGTCGATCATGTTGTTGAATGGCAAGGGTCGCCTGCACTACAAATTACAGTAATTGATATGTCAACGATTGATCAGGCTAACCAACAAATCCTTGAGCAGGAGCAGAAATACAAAGATCTTATTTGGCATTCATTACAAGGCATTCTGGTTCATAGAGATTTCAAACCACTAATGGTAAATCCTGCTTTTGTTGCTCTAATAAAAGCAAACTCTGTGGCAGAAGTGATGGCATTAGATAGTTTTATGTGCCTTATACCTGAGTACAACCAAAAAAATGCTCGCAATCTATATCAACAACTGATCTCAAAAGAATTAACCTCAACCAATGATGTTGTTGAAAACATCTGCTTTGACGGTCAAACTCGTTATTTTCAACTATTTGAAAGTGTCATTGATTGGGGAGGCCTACCGGCAATACAGACCTCAATTATTGATGTGACTGAAAAATACCATCTTGAACGTCAAATAGAATATCAAGCATCACATGATGACTTAACAGGTCTATTTAATCGCAGAGCGATAACTGAAAAGCTTAACCAAAAAATCATCGATAGTGACACTTGTTCTGAAATCTGCTTGCTCATCGATATTGATGATTTTAAATGGATTAATGATCAATTTGGGCACGCTTCAGGTGATGAAGTGATCGTCCGTTTTGCTAATTTATGTAAAAAAGCCGTTGGCGAATCGGGTATTGTCGGTCGCTGGGGGGGAGAAGAATTTATTGTTTTTCTTTCAAATCATAGTTTGAAACAAGCAAAAGCTATTGCCACAACCATTTTAAAAAAATGTGAATTAGAAGTATATCAATTTTCTGATCATCACCACATCGTAACTGCCAGTATTGGCATAAGCCAGTGTCAAACTAGTAATTGTAATATTGAATCCTTGATTCAAACGGCGGACAAGAATATGTATCAAGCGAAACAACAAGGGAAAAACCAAATTGTTTCACCTGAGGATTAA
- a CDS encoding RimK/LysX family protein, whose translation MNKIILSISLLLLSSSVFAHESCSNKTIVGQIETIHVDELNTDYEARIDTGAATTSIHATNIQIINQEDESDDMRDHLGDTVKFTTYNEDNVAKEHTGRIIKVSKIRNAQGVERRYAVRMHLRFNGEEKKVAVNLRDRSKLDYKLLIGRNWLEGDYLVDVEKNAE comes from the coding sequence ATGAACAAAATCATTTTATCTATTAGTCTATTGTTACTATCATCTTCTGTTTTTGCTCATGAGAGCTGTTCAAATAAAACCATTGTTGGACAAATTGAAACTATTCACGTTGATGAACTTAATACCGATTATGAAGCTCGTATCGATACAGGTGCAGCAACAACGTCAATTCACGCAACCAATATCCAAATAATAAACCAAGAAGATGAAAGTGATGATATGCGTGATCATCTTGGTGATACTGTTAAGTTCACAACTTATAACGAAGACAACGTTGCAAAAGAACATACTGGACGAATCATTAAAGTAAGCAAAATCCGAAATGCACAAGGTGTAGAACGTCGATACGCAGTACGCATGCATTTACGATTCAATGGTGAAGAAAAGAAAGTAGCTGTTAACTTACGTGATCGCAGTAAGCTCGACTATAAATTACTTATTGGTAGAAACTGGTTAGAAGGCGATTATTTAGTCGATGTTGAGAAAAATGCAGAATAA
- a CDS encoding TerC/Alx family metal homeostasis membrane protein: MSPLTWELFGFVVLAMFALDLFQTRKDTPSLKKALVWSLFWFALAFVFCAVIYLYWPLMAPESSYTRTDASVAFLTGYLLEKMLSVDNLFVFALIFSQFAVPESSRPRILLWGIIGALALRAVMIFVGAELLAQYHWILYIFAVFLIITGVKLWFADTEENSDFASSKLVMFFKKHIPFDDKYHGNQLFAKVSGKTIATPLLLVVIVIMFTDIMFALDSIPAIFAITQEPFLVFAANVFALLGLRSLYFVLQGMLDKFCYLQPALAFILSFIGIKMFLVGTKYEVPTVISLLTIVAIITLAIIGSIYKNRSQQQEIQD, translated from the coding sequence ATGTCACCGTTAACTTGGGAACTTTTTGGTTTCGTTGTTCTCGCTATGTTCGCTCTTGATCTATTTCAAACAAGAAAAGATACACCAAGCCTTAAAAAAGCATTAGTTTGGTCTTTATTCTGGTTTGCTCTTGCATTTGTTTTTTGTGCTGTCATTTATCTTTACTGGCCATTAATGGCTCCAGAAAGTAGTTATACACGCACCGATGCTAGTGTTGCTTTCCTTACCGGCTATTTGCTTGAAAAAATGTTAAGTGTCGATAACCTGTTTGTTTTCGCATTAATTTTTAGTCAATTTGCTGTCCCTGAATCAAGCCGTCCACGTATTCTGTTATGGGGTATTATTGGTGCCCTTGCTTTACGTGCAGTAATGATTTTTGTTGGTGCTGAATTATTAGCTCAGTACCACTGGATCCTATACATTTTTGCTGTATTCCTAATCATTACTGGTGTGAAGTTGTGGTTTGCAGATACAGAAGAAAACAGTGATTTTGCATCATCAAAATTAGTTATGTTCTTTAAAAAGCACATCCCATTTGATGACAAATACCATGGCAATCAACTGTTTGCTAAAGTAAGCGGAAAAACAATTGCAACACCTCTATTACTAGTGGTTATTGTAATTATGTTTACTGATATTATGTTCGCTTTAGACTCAATTCCTGCAATTTTTGCGATTACACAAGAACCTTTCTTGGTTTTTGCTGCAAATGTGTTTGCACTATTGGGTTTACGTTCATTGTATTTTGTTCTTCAAGGCATGCTTGATAAATTCTGCTACCTACAACCTGCATTGGCATTCATACTGAGCTTTATCGGTATAAAAATGTTCTTGGTTGGTACAAAATACGAAGTTCCAACGGTTATCTCATTATTAACTATCGTTGCAATCATTACCTTAGCGATTATCGGTTCTATCTATAAAAACCGTTCTCAGCAACAAGAAATACAAGATTAA
- a CDS encoding tetratricopeptide repeat protein gives MNWIQIAVVGLLILLAIVCINFFFANQKQKKIEKRKELEESSYRRALAEARAAERQERVYKAQTGHISTQLFLAKEAEMSNFEEALHWYEMAANLNNSIAIRSVIRLCDSRRDNPELREKSTFWGKVVAAEEGGPEDKLALGIAFLQGKGVEANIEKGIALITEAAEANHIPAQLFIADWYVAEANPQPNAKLAAEWNLRAAMLDNVEAQIRIGKQYAEGRGVAVDPKKATYWLEVAAESGDAKAQYFAGEMGADTNEKGNSIAYIWLWLAAKMALKPQFLDEIMSGI, from the coding sequence ATGAATTGGATTCAAATAGCAGTCGTAGGATTGTTAATTTTACTCGCAATTGTATGTATCAATTTTTTCTTTGCGAATCAAAAACAGAAGAAGATAGAAAAAAGAAAAGAGCTTGAAGAGAGTTCGTATCGTCGTGCGCTTGCAGAAGCTCGAGCAGCAGAAAGACAAGAGCGGGTATATAAAGCGCAAACCGGTCATATTTCAACTCAACTCTTTTTAGCTAAAGAAGCAGAAATGAGTAATTTTGAAGAAGCGCTACATTGGTATGAAATGGCAGCCAATTTAAACAACAGTATTGCTATTCGTTCTGTTATTCGTTTATGTGATAGTCGTCGTGATAACCCTGAGCTAAGAGAGAAATCAACATTTTGGGGGAAAGTGGTAGCGGCTGAAGAAGGTGGGCCTGAGGATAAATTAGCGCTTGGTATTGCGTTTTTACAAGGTAAAGGCGTTGAGGCCAATATTGAAAAAGGCATTGCGTTAATAACAGAAGCCGCAGAAGCGAATCATATTCCAGCGCAATTGTTTATTGCCGATTGGTATGTTGCAGAAGCAAACCCACAACCGAATGCAAAATTAGCCGCGGAATGGAATCTACGAGCAGCGATGCTTGATAATGTTGAAGCGCAGATCCGTATCGGTAAGCAATATGCTGAAGGGAGAGGTGTTGCTGTGGATCCGAAGAAAGCAACATATTGGTTAGAAGTTGCAGCTGAATCTGGTGATGCTAAAGCACAATACTTCGCTGGTGAAATGGGGGCTGATACCAATGAAAAAGGTAATTCAATAGCCTATATCTGGTTATGGCTTGCTGCTAAAATGGCATTGAAGCCGCAGTTTCTCGACGAGATCATGTCGGGCATTTAG